A window of Exiguobacterium sp. Helios genomic DNA:
CGGCGGCTCGTCTCGGAAATCGCTTCTTCCGTCTGTTCGACGGTGCTTGCGACTTCTTGACTGACACGGACGACGTCCTGCAACAGACGGCTCCGTGATTCGTTGGCTGCACTCACTTCATGCAAGCGGGCATCAACATACTGGCTTGTCACGATTTGAGCATCAAGATTCATCGCATGATTCAGCGCCAGAATCGCATTCGTCAATCGTGCCGGATCATGTTGGAAATGTTCGACGATTTTTGGAATCAACAATGTATTGAACGCCGCATAAGAAGCGATGAACCAAGTCACCGGGACGAAGTTACGGTTATGGGTTTTCCCCATTCGTGTCCGCATCGCAAGAAATTTATCATCCATATTTCCTGTCAATAAACTACCGAAGTAGTCGGCAAATACTTTTTTCAGACGTTCGCGTGTGGATGAATTTTGAGCGATTTGAACCATTTCAGGATGAAGAAGTAAATGATCAAGTACTTGCTCGAGCACTTCATCCAAAATGCTGTTGACGATAGGCGCCATGGCTTTCAAAGTTTGCAGATGTTCTTCCGTATAGCCCATGTATTCCAGGCGTCCGGTTAAGGTCGGATCACTGGTTTTAGTGATTAGTCGTTTGTCTGGGAATCCGATTGTCGCCTGATAGGTCGACATCGATGATTTAGCTTTAAATGGATTGCGCACGATATGCCCCCGATTTTCTTGGAATTAAGATTTTTAATGTCTTATTTGTTATCGGCTGTTTTAAGAACTCTGATAATCGTTTTCTGAAGAATTTGTCGGATGTGAATAAAGTATTGACCTGAAATCAAAAAACTCATGATCAAGGACCATGAGTGGAATGACCGCTTCTGAAACGAAGGGTACCTGCTATATATGTCAAACGGTGATTTAAACCGGTTGATCTTCTTGGAAGGCTTTTTTGGCATCGACAATCGATCGCATCCGATTCACACAAGTTTGGACGAATTGAATGTCGATGGACGTAAACCGGGTGACAGGTCCTTTGGCTGATTCAGCACTGAATGTGAAGGTTCCGAGATTCCAAAGTTCGATTTTAAATCGTTTTCCTTTGTTGTCATCGAAGTGTTCTACGAATTCGATTTTCGGTACCATACGAACCCCTCCTTGTAGAACCATTCCCGTTTTTTTCAAAATAAAAAAGCCAAACTGCATGTTTCGCGCAGTTTGACTAAAAAATTAGGCAGTCGGAACATCGTATCCAATTTCTTCAATCGCTTCGACGAGACGTTCTGTTGCGACGTCTTCATGTGTCACCGTAACATTGTTGTCTGCAAGTGAGACGGTTGCATTCGTTACACCATTGAGTTCGTTTAACGCCGATTCGACGCTTGCTTTACAGTGATTGCACGTCATTCCGACGACAGTTAAAGTTGTTTCTTTCATGATTGGTTTCCTCCTTTGGATAGTGGAATACGTTTTAAGCGTAACGCATTTGTGACGACAGAGACAGAGCTGAATGCCATCGCGGCACCTGCGACCCAAGGGGCAAGCAGGCCGAGGCAGGCAATCGGAATCCCGATTGCATTATAACCGAGGGCGAAAAACAGATTCTGCCGAATGTTCTTCATCGTTTGTTCGCTGAGCCGGATGGCTGTAAGGACTTGCTGCAGGTCATGTCCAAGTAACGTGACATCTGCCGCTTCGAGTGCGACATCTGTTCCGCTGCCGAGGGCAATCCCGACATTTGCCGTCGCAAGAGCCGGCGCATCATTGATCCCGTCTCCGACCATCGCGACCCGTTGTCCTTTCGATTGAAGGGCTTTGATATGATCAGCTTTTTCAATCGGCAGGACATCGGAAAAGACATTGGTCTGTGGAATCTGAAGTTCCGTTGCGAGTTGTAGGGCGACTTCGCGCCGGTCTCCGGTCAGCAGGTAAACCGCTTTTGTCTGCTGAATCTCCTGAATGACCTGTTTGGTAGTCGGTTTCAGCTCATCCCGGATCGCATAACCCGCTTCAATCGTTCCGTTTACCGTGACATACACAACGGTTGCGCCGACAGATGTCCAGTCGGGCAGGGAGAAGCCGTGTTCCTCCATCATCCGTGCCGACCCGACCATGATGTCCTGATTCATAATCGATCCCCGGACACCGCGTCCCGGATCGACTGTAAAGTGTTCGATGTCAAAGACGACATCGCGCTCTTCGGTAATGGCATGAGCCAGTGGATGTTCCGATTTTTTTTCAAGAGCCGCTGCAAAATCGAGTGCCTGTTCCTGTCCGAACGTCTCGATCACGACCGGGCGGCCAATCGTCAATGTTCCGGTCTTATCAAAGACAACAGCATCCACGTGTTGTAACGACTCGAGTTGTGCTCCTCCTTTAAACAAAACACCGTGTTCTGCCCCTTTACCCGTCCCGACCATGATCGATGTCGGAGTCGCAAGACCGAGGGCACAGGGACA
This region includes:
- a CDS encoding globin-coupled sensor protein, whose amino-acid sequence is MRNPFKAKSSMSTYQATIGFPDKRLITKTSDPTLTGRLEYMGYTEEHLQTLKAMAPIVNSILDEVLEQVLDHLLLHPEMVQIAQNSSTRERLKKVFADYFGSLLTGNMDDKFLAMRTRMGKTHNRNFVPVTWFIASYAAFNTLLIPKIVEHFQHDPARLTNAILALNHAMNLDAQIVTSQYVDARLHEVSAANESRSRLLQDVVRVSQEVASTVEQTEEAISETSRRATQILSETDQTEKTSRNLVGLTSENETKMDKMEQQFVQATEQVSTSLTSIQQLKTTSDEIVKMTQGIEDIANQTNLLALNASIEAARAGEHGKGFSVVAIEVRNLAENAKLLSSSINTLIQKNNGNINELVSQMDDITRSNSASRNELQQVKSGIHTVKQEMENYLEMFGRNKNDLSQIVQTIQGISQTTQGLSALTTDLVAASEVNT
- a CDS encoding cation transporter — encoded protein: MKETTLTVVGMTCNHCKASVESALNELNGVTNATVSLADNNVTVTHEDVATERLVEAIEEIGYDVPTA